The following are from one region of the Petrotoga mobilis SJ95 genome:
- a CDS encoding reverse transcriptase domain-containing protein: MRIYIPKSRGGKRPLGIPTVEDKLVQMALKKILEAIYEVDFLDVSYGFRPKRSCHQALDILDKAVMTKPVNYIVDMNIEKFFDNVNHKWLMKFLRMRIADSGTLRLIGRFLKAGVMEEGKYYQIDRARRKVGC; the protein is encoded by the coding sequence ATGAGGATATATATCCCAAAGTCCAGGGGAGGAAAAAGGCCGCTGGGCATCCCCACCGTGGAAGACAAGTTAGTCCAGATGGCGTTGAAGAAAATCCTTGAGGCAATCTATGAGGTTGACTTTCTTGATGTATCTTATGGCTTTCGTCCTAAAAGAAGCTGCCATCAAGCTCTGGATATTCTGGACAAGGCGGTAATGACTAAGCCCGTCAACTATATAGTGGATATGAACATCGAGAAATTTTTCGATAACGTAAACCACAAATGGTTGATGAAGTTTCTGCGGATGCGGATAGCTGACTCAGGCACTTTAAGGTTGATAGGACGCTTCTTAAAGGCAGGGGTAATGGAAGAAGGCAAATATTACCAAATAGACAGGGCACGCCGCAAGGTGGGGTGTTAA
- a CDS encoding reverse transcriptase domain-containing protein, with amino-acid sequence MLPNRQGTPQGGVLSPLLANIYLHFSLDHWFEKVVKRQSKGFSQLIRYADDFVACFQRVDDARAFGKELRERLNKVGLKISKEKSRIICFGRYPYYWARKKGKKLATFDFLGFTHYCTKTRKGYFKLGRKTSKAKFRQGIKEMNQWLKDVRNQVELKEWWKVLKLKLIGHFRYYGISGNMRKIRAFHKQTVRLAFKWINRRSQKRSYNWEQFQQFLHFNPLPVPKIYHLTYTLS; translated from the coding sequence ATATTACCAAATAGACAGGGCACGCCGCAAGGTGGGGTGTTAAGTCCCCTTCTAGCTAATATTTATCTTCACTTCAGTTTAGACCACTGGTTTGAGAAGGTAGTAAAAAGACAAAGTAAGGGGTTTTCTCAGCTTATCCGGTATGCTGATGACTTTGTTGCCTGCTTTCAAAGGGTTGATGATGCAAGAGCATTTGGAAAAGAGTTGAGGGAACGGCTAAACAAAGTTGGGTTGAAAATATCGAAAGAGAAAAGCCGAATAATTTGCTTTGGTCGTTACCCATACTACTGGGCACGAAAGAAAGGTAAGAAGTTAGCGACCTTTGATTTTCTTGGTTTTACCCATTACTGTACAAAGACAAGAAAAGGCTATTTTAAGTTAGGACGGAAGACTTCAAAGGCAAAGTTTAGACAGGGAATAAAGGAAATGAACCAGTGGTTAAAGGATGTCCGTAACCAAGTAGAGTTGAAAGAATGGTGGAAAGTGTTAAAACTGAAGTTAATAGGACATTTTCGCTACTATGGGATAAGCGGAAACATGCGAAAGATACGGGCGTTCCACAAACAAACCGTAAGATTGGCTTTTAAGTGGATAAACAGACGCAGTCAGAAGAGGAGTTACAACTGGGAACAATTTCAGCAGTTTCTCCACTTTAATCCTTTGCCTGTACCAAAGATATATCACTTAACTTACACTCTGTCCTGA